A DNA window from Pedomonas mirosovicensis contains the following coding sequences:
- a CDS encoding sensor domain-containing protein: MYRLSGLEDFEAIVDVIPSPIFIKDEEHRFVLVNSAASDFFNLPREAVKGKTDIDLWPEQAPVYLEGDARALANGEDESEEQFVDRFGTTRTIVTRKRIVRLTEGARLIVCVISDVTAYREAEAHSRHLAFHDPLTGLANRALLNERIEQAVMHPQRESDQYALLYIDLDRFKEVNDTHGHLAGDELVRDFAGRLTALVRSTDTVARLGGDEFAILLTNVRNAAQVDSVCQRILEAASEPFDVAGAQAFVSASIGVVMFPSGELGRIELQRRADVALYRAKNAGRGRFRIFDDAMDETLRARRKIEVDLRHALAQNQGLKVYYQPIVSLDNKTVVAFEALVRWDHPELGCLLPARFIPVAEDSNLIGALGAWVLARACKTMAPWTGLTVAVNVSPVQLRNSDFANQVLAITAEAGLDPHRLQLEITENAVLSAEGEVADTLHRLREHGVRIALDDFGTGYSSLNHLRQLEVDKVKIDRSFIQHIGQTTDSEAIVQAVTTIGKALGVSVTAEGVETAEQRDFLLNNGCDELQGYLVARPLPADGIAAFMENFRQRAGN; the protein is encoded by the coding sequence ATGTACCGTTTGTCCGGGCTCGAGGATTTCGAAGCCATCGTCGATGTCATCCCTAGCCCCATCTTCATCAAGGATGAAGAGCACCGCTTCGTCCTGGTCAACAGCGCAGCGAGCGACTTCTTCAACCTGCCTCGTGAAGCGGTGAAGGGAAAAACCGATATCGACCTGTGGCCAGAGCAAGCGCCAGTTTACCTGGAGGGCGATGCGCGGGCGCTTGCCAATGGTGAGGATGAAAGCGAGGAGCAGTTTGTCGATCGCTTCGGGACAACGCGCACCATCGTAACGCGCAAACGGATCGTACGCCTGACGGAAGGCGCCCGCCTTATCGTTTGCGTTATCTCGGACGTTACGGCCTATCGGGAAGCAGAGGCGCACAGCCGCCATCTGGCATTCCACGATCCCCTCACCGGCCTTGCCAATCGCGCCCTGCTCAACGAGCGTATCGAACAGGCCGTGATGCACCCGCAGCGCGAGTCCGACCAATATGCGCTGCTTTACATCGATCTCGACCGCTTCAAGGAAGTGAATGACACTCATGGCCATCTGGCCGGCGATGAACTGGTTCGTGATTTTGCGGGCCGGCTCACCGCGCTTGTTCGCAGCACGGATACGGTTGCCCGTCTGGGCGGAGACGAATTTGCCATTCTGCTGACCAACGTGCGTAATGCCGCTCAGGTCGACTCCGTCTGCCAACGCATTCTGGAGGCCGCAAGCGAGCCCTTTGACGTGGCTGGAGCCCAGGCCTTCGTCAGCGCCTCGATTGGCGTCGTCATGTTTCCCAGCGGTGAGCTGGGCCGCATCGAGCTGCAACGCCGGGCGGACGTGGCCCTTTACCGGGCCAAGAACGCCGGCCGGGGGCGCTTCCGCATTTTCGACGACGCCATGGACGAGACCCTGCGCGCGCGGCGAAAAATCGAGGTCGATCTGCGCCATGCCCTGGCGCAGAACCAAGGCCTCAAGGTTTACTATCAGCCAATCGTATCGCTGGATAACAAAACGGTCGTAGCGTTCGAGGCATTGGTCCGCTGGGACCATCCGGAGCTGGGATGCCTCTTGCCCGCGCGGTTTATTCCTGTAGCGGAAGATTCAAACCTGATTGGCGCACTGGGCGCGTGGGTGCTCGCCCGGGCCTGCAAAACCATGGCGCCATGGACGGGTTTGACCGTTGCCGTCAATGTCTCACCCGTTCAATTGCGAAATTCGGACTTTGCGAACCAGGTGCTCGCCATTACCGCAGAGGCTGGCCTTGATCCTCACCGGCTGCAGCTCGAAATTACGGAAAATGCCGTTCTGAGCGCGGAGGGCGAGGTTGCGGATACGCTGCATAGGCTGCGCGAACATGGCGTCCGCATTGCGCTGGATGATTTCGGCACCGGCTATTCCAGCCTGAACCACCTGCGGCAGCTTGAAGTCGACAAGGTGAAAATCGACCGCTCCTTCATTCAGCATATCGGCCAAACGACGGACTCCGAGGCTATCGTGCAGGCGGTTACCACCATCGGCAAGGCGCTGGGTGTCAGCGTGACGGCCGAAGGCGTGGAGACGGCCGAGCAGCGGGATTTTCTGCTGAACAATGGCTGCGACGAACTGCAAGGCTATCTGGTGGCGCGTCCCCTGCCCGCCGACGGCATTGCCGCCTTCATGGAAAACTTCCGGCAGCGGGCAGGCAACTAA
- a CDS encoding MBL fold metallo-hydrolase, producing MRIHHLNCGTDCPLGGALYDGRSHGLHANIVCHCLLIETNEGLVLVDTGYGLKDVLRPHDGPNPRITRFMRGLLNIQLRAQDTAVRQVEALGFQASDVRHILLTHLDFDHAGGLEDFPNATVHVMEAEFSAATGPRRGFVARNRYRPRQFDEVKAWRRYAGPNGEPWFGFGAVRALDGLPPEILMVPLAGHTWGHAGIAIDTGNGWLLHAGDAYFYRGEVRQETRECTPALRAYQAIMEVDRQQRLANQARLRQLSLKQVDSVRIFCAHDAVEFEQNAARGAVSPLHKAG from the coding sequence ATGCGGATCCACCACCTCAATTGCGGGACGGACTGCCCCCTGGGCGGCGCGTTGTATGATGGCCGCAGCCACGGGTTGCACGCCAATATCGTCTGCCATTGCCTGCTGATCGAAACCAACGAGGGGCTTGTGCTGGTGGATACCGGCTATGGCCTCAAGGATGTGCTGCGCCCGCACGACGGGCCGAACCCGCGTATCACCCGCTTCATGCGCGGCCTGCTCAACATCCAGCTGCGGGCGCAGGATACGGCGGTGCGGCAGGTCGAGGCTCTGGGCTTCCAGGCCAGCGACGTGCGGCACATCCTGCTCACCCACCTCGACTTCGACCACGCGGGCGGGCTGGAGGATTTTCCAAATGCCACGGTGCACGTGATGGAGGCGGAATTTTCTGCCGCCACCGGCCCGCGCCGGGGATTTGTAGCGCGCAACCGCTACCGCCCGCGCCAGTTCGATGAGGTGAAGGCATGGCGGCGTTATGCCGGCCCGAACGGCGAGCCGTGGTTCGGCTTCGGGGCGGTGCGCGCGCTGGATGGATTGCCGCCTGAAATTCTGATGGTGCCCTTGGCCGGGCACACATGGGGCCACGCGGGCATCGCCATCGACACCGGCAACGGCTGGCTGCTGCACGCGGGCGACGCCTATTTCTACCGCGGTGAGGTGCGGCAGGAGACGCGCGAGTGCACGCCGGCCTTGCGCGCCTACCAGGCGATCATGGAGGTGGACCGCCAGCAGCGTCTCGCCAACCAGGCGCGGCTGCGCCAGCTCTCGCTGAAGCAGGTTGACAGCGTGCGGATCTTTTGCGCGCACGATGCGGTTGAGTTTGAGCAGAACGCCGCGCGCGGCGCGGTGTCACCGCTTCACAAAGCCGGCTAG
- a CDS encoding DUF3597 domain-containing protein — MSIFGKIRDAIFGRKEAATAQAKPVQHSAAQTRPTARAAQPAPAAQQTARAAAPAQQQGQPQKPAQQQAQFQQPAQQQVDVEAILNGMAAKSGEKLNWQTSIVDLMKLLGLDSSLSARKELAQELGYTGALDGSAEMNVWLHKRVMRELAANGGKVPPALMD, encoded by the coding sequence ATGAGCATTTTCGGCAAGATCAGGGATGCGATCTTCGGCAGGAAGGAGGCGGCAACCGCGCAGGCGAAGCCAGTTCAGCACAGCGCCGCCCAAACGAGGCCGACCGCGCGTGCCGCCCAGCCGGCCCCGGCGGCGCAGCAGACAGCCCGTGCCGCCGCGCCCGCCCAGCAACAGGGCCAGCCTCAGAAACCGGCGCAGCAGCAGGCCCAGTTCCAGCAACCGGCGCAGCAGCAGGTTGACGTGGAGGCAATTCTCAACGGCATGGCGGCGAAGTCTGGCGAGAAGCTGAACTGGCAGACCTCGATCGTTGATCTGATGAAGCTGCTCGGCCTCGATTCCAGCCTTTCGGCCCGCAAGGAATTGGCGCAGGAGTTGGGCTACACTGGTGCGCTTGATGGCAGCGCCGAGATGAACGTCTGGCTGCACAAGCGGGTGATGCGCGAGCTGGCGGCCAATGGCGGCAAGGTGCCGCCAGCCCTGATGGACTGA
- a CDS encoding DUF808 domain-containing protein, translated as MSGLLALLDDVAAIAKIAAASVDDIAAHTGKASNKALGVVIDDAAVTPKYVSGLKAARELPMIWRIAVGSIRNKALLLPALIGLSLFLPQAITVLLLLGGAYLCFEGAEKVWHVLSPHGDHAAEAHAPKDPTELEEERVVGAIKTDFILSAEIMTLSLASIESPSIWMQLVTLALVGILITVGVYGTVALIVKLDDIGVLLARKGRLQATRWLGKAMVKGVPTLLWLLSLVGTAAMLWVGGSIFAHSLHGLGLHEPYATIHHLAEQTAAAVTPALSGITGWTVAALCDGLFGLVLGFILIPVSAKVITPLWEKLRPAG; from the coding sequence ATGAGTGGATTGCTCGCCCTGCTGGATGATGTGGCGGCCATCGCCAAGATCGCCGCCGCATCGGTGGACGATATCGCCGCGCACACAGGCAAGGCGAGCAACAAGGCGCTGGGCGTCGTTATCGATGACGCAGCGGTAACGCCGAAATATGTCTCCGGCCTGAAGGCGGCGCGCGAGCTTCCCATGATCTGGCGCATCGCCGTGGGCAGTATCAGGAACAAGGCCCTACTGCTGCCCGCTCTCATCGGGCTCAGCCTGTTTCTGCCGCAGGCGATCACCGTTCTTCTATTGCTGGGCGGCGCTTATCTCTGCTTCGAGGGAGCGGAGAAGGTGTGGCACGTGCTGTCGCCCCACGGGGACCATGCCGCCGAGGCCCATGCGCCGAAGGACCCGACCGAACTGGAGGAGGAGCGCGTTGTCGGCGCGATCAAAACCGACTTCATCCTCTCCGCGGAAATCATGACCCTCTCGCTTGCCTCTATCGAGAGCCCGTCCATCTGGATGCAGCTTGTCACCCTGGCCCTTGTCGGCATCCTGATTACTGTCGGCGTATACGGTACGGTCGCCCTGATCGTGAAGCTGGACGATATCGGCGTGCTCCTGGCTCGCAAGGGTCGGCTGCAGGCAACGCGCTGGCTCGGCAAGGCCATGGTGAAGGGCGTGCCCACGCTGTTGTGGCTGCTGTCCCTCGTCGGCACGGCGGCCATGCTGTGGGTGGGCGGCAGCATCTTCGCCCATTCGCTGCATGGCCTTGGCCTGCACGAGCCTTACGCCACCATCCACCACCTGGCGGAGCAGACCGCAGCTGCCGTTACGCCGGCCTTATCGGGCATCACCGGCTGGACGGTCGCGGCGCTGTGCGATGGCCTCTTCGGCCTTGTCCTCGGCTTCATTCTCATCCCGGTCAGCGCCAAGGTCATCACGCCGCTGTGGGAGAAGCTGCGCCCGGCGGGCTGA